Genomic segment of Canis lupus dingo isolate Sandy chromosome 9, ASM325472v2, whole genome shotgun sequence:
AGGTGGGGGCCAGTctcatgccccccacccccacccccacgcagGTCTAGAGGAGCAGGTCCTGGGATCGCCTTCGGAGCTTCATGCCTCCCATGCCTAGATGCTCGACCCTGGGGTTGCTCCCTCCCTGGCTCATAGGCCCACAACCAGGACCCCTACCCTTGCTCAGAGGACCAGCCAGGGTGCCTCACCTGAGGCAGCTCAACCCCCGGGGTGGGCACGGGGcacagggggcaggagagggggcacccccacccccaggccctagGGCCCCCAGGGCGCCTACACTCACCTCCCAGCAAGAAGTAGCAGCCAGTGAAGAGAAGCAGCAGGACACTCTGTGCCAGGGAACTGAAGAGGCCGCAGATCCAGCCACACACCACGAGGACGAGGCTCAGGGGCAGGACCACCATGATAGCTCGGTGCAGGGCTGCCAGGAGAGGGGGCTCAGGGTCCAGGCAGGGGCAcgcacctgccccctccccaccccgagcCGGGCAGACCCAAGGGCGCCCTTCGGAGCCCCGTGTGCCTGGAGAGCTGCCTTCGCAGGACCTCGCCTGGCGATGAAGGGAGGACAGGGGATGCCCGGGCCGAGGACTCACAGATGAGGTGCCGTACTGAGGTGGGGACATCCAGGTTCTCGCTGGCAAAGGGGTCGATCAGCGGGATGCAGCTGTTTTGCCCTAAGAAATAGAAAGGACGCAGAGCCTGGTGGGCTGGACACCTGTGGGGTCACCGCCCAGGGGGAGTTTCTCTGAGAGGGGGGACCCACTGGGCCGCCGGACAGCGCCTCTGCAGCGTGCCCTCGCTCCCCGCCGGAACCCAGTGGGTGACCAGTGGCCACAGAGCCTCGTCCGAGTCTCTCCTGGCCCCCCTGAGCTGGGCTCCAGACGGGTGTGGAGGGTTTGTTTCTGTCACGTACTAGTAACACCTACACGGAGGCGGGCGTAAAACCTCAAACCTTCCGGAGACGCTGCCCTCAGCGCTCCCGGGGCCCTGAGCTCCCGGTGGCTTTGCCTGGAATGGAAGAGGTGCGTGTAGCGTGCACGGACTCTTGCACACATGGGCACACCCACACGCGTTTGCAGACACACgagcacacacgtgcacacaccctCACAGACGCTGCTGCCCCCCCCCAGGGCTGGTCCCGGGCAGGGGAGCACCCCGCCTGCTGGCCGCCCCAGCACCCAGGCCCCGCGGAGGGAatgccctcctctccctggacCCAGCAGCCTCTGGGCGGGGCACGCGGCATTCCTGTTTGTGCCCATGCACTTGTCAAGCCggcaggtggtggggggtggagaaaaCCGGGGTCTTACCCTGAGTCCCGCCTGTGCCAGGCTGAACCCCGAGGGACAGCAATGGAGAAGCAACTTCCCAGTGGCCCCCAGGTCCCCAACCTGCTGCTACCTCAGCACCCACACCCTGCTTGAGGAAGAACAGCAGCCCAGCGCCCTGGGTGgggggccctgcccctgccttcctccctcaggcctccacccccccaccccagtttgcATCCTGAGAAGTATCACCTTCTCCCCACCGGACAGCCAATGGCAGGGCCCACGGAGAGCCTGGGGCTGACCTGTCACCTGTCAAGTCCTGTGCCCGCAGCTCTTGATTGACTCCACCGCCCACCAGGGAGGGCAAGGGACTGCGGACTGCCCAGGGCTCCTGCTCCCCGGGCTCCGGGTTCCATGCAGCGCCCCTCTTCCTGAGCGCGCAGTCCcgacggggtggggaggggccggAGCCGGGAcccccgcgccctccgcgcccccgcccgctgCCGCCCGTACCTTCGCAGACGCGCCAGAGCCCGGAGTGTGAGGACAGCCGCTGCGTGCGGTTGCCGGCGGCCGCCACCTCCAGGACGTACCAGTAGTCGCTGGCCACCGCGGCCACCAGCAGCGCGAAGCTGAGCAGCGCGCCCAGGGCGGCGGCCAGGAGCAGCGCACCCAGCCGGGCCATGCGGGGGGCTCGGGGAGCCGGGCCGGGGAGTGCAGGGAGGGGGAGCGGAGGATGGGGGAGCCCGgctgggggtgcggggtggggggagcggagGATGGGGGAGCCCAGCCGGGGGTGCAGGGAGCGGAGGATGGGGGAGCCCGgccgggggtgcggggtgggggaaCGGAGGATGGGGGAGCCAGCGgcgggggagcagggagcagaggatgGGGGAGCCCGGCCAAGGGTGCGGGGCGGGCAAGCC
This window contains:
- the TMEM235 gene encoding transmembrane protein 235 isoform X2, which codes for MGTNRNAACPAQRLLGPGRGGHSLRGAWVLGRPAGGVLPCPGPALGGGSSVCEGVCTCVLVCLQTRVGVPMCARVRARYTHLFHSRQSHRELRAPGALRAASPEGLRFYARLRVGVTRQNSCIPLIDPFASENLDVPTSVRHLISLHRAIMVVLPLSLVLVVCGWICGLFSSLAQSVLLLLFTGCYFLLGGQWEGPPRPCPQGLVRHWAQQVDTVSDPPPQVP
- the TMEM235 gene encoding transmembrane protein 235 isoform X1 — translated: MGTNRNAACPAQRLLGPGRGGHSLRGAWVLGRPAGGVLPCPGPALGGGSSVCEGVCTCVLVCLQTRVGVPMCARVRARYTHLFHSRQSHRELRAPGALRAASPEGLRFYARLRVGVTRQNSCIPLIDPFASENLDVPTSVRHLISLHRAIMVVLPLSLVLVVCGWICGLFSSLAQSVLLLLFTGCYFLLGGALTLVGISVYISYSHLAFAETARQFGPRHVQHVRVGFGWSLALAWGSCASEVLSGILLLTAARALRLSRRQGGPHSVAV
- the TMEM235 gene encoding transmembrane protein 235 isoform X3: MARLGALLLAAALGALLSFALLVAAVASDYWYVLEVAAAGNRTQRLSSHSGLWRVCEGQNSCIPLIDPFASENLDVPTSVRHLISLHRAIMVVLPLSLVLVVCGWICGLFSSLAQSVLLLLFTGCYFLLGGALTLVGISVYISYSHLAFAETARQFGPRHVQHVRVGFGWSLALAWGSCASEVLSGILLLTAARALRLSRRQGGPHSVAV